A stretch of DNA from Leptospira barantonii:
GTTAGTCGCCGAACTCGCAAACTTGAAACAGGATCTTAAGGCGAACGGACTCGAACTCGAATCGCTCGTCATCGAAGTCAAGGAAAGAGAGGAATCTTTCTCCTTCAATCAAGACTCGGATAAAAACGGGAAGGACGCAAATTCTTTCCAAGCCGCTTTCGGGGAGGAATGGAACTCCGATTTCAAAAATTCTTTTTACGAAGAGGATGAACTTTTCGGCGAAGAAAATTCTCAAGAGTCTCACGGTTTTTCGGAAAAAACCGATGGGAAAACCGAGAAATTGCTCGATCTGAAAGTATAGGCTTCGGAGGAAATCATGCCAGAGACCACAGGCGTCAGCCAACAAGCAACGAGAGATCGTTATCTCGAAGGAGACAGAAGTTTCAATATTAGGAACCACATGGAGAATATTGAAAGGGAAGAGAAGAACGGTCTCAAAGGAATCGAGATTCGTTCCACCGTTAAGGCTCTCGGCAAGGACGATTTTCTAAAACTTCTCATCACGCAATTATCATCTCAAGATCCAACGAACCCGGTTAAGGATCAGGACTTCATCGCGCAGATGGCGCAGTTCTCTTCTCTCGAACAGATGAACAATATCTCCACCGGAATTCAGAAGATGGGAAACCGTCAGAGCTTTTCACTCGTTGGAAAACTCGTTTCCGGTCCAGACTTCGTTACGGGCGAAAGTGTCGCGGGTATCGCGGGCGCTCTTTTCTTCGACGGAGAAGGCAAGACATTCGTTCGAGTCAACGGAAGATCGGTTGACGTGGAGCAAATCTCATTGGTCAGCGATCCTACGGTTCTCAAAGAACAGGAAGCCGCTTACAACCAAGCGCAGACTCAACAAACTCCTTCTACCGCTCCGTCTGCAATGGCGCCTAACGCGTCTCAATTGAAATCGGATAAAAAGGAATCCGCACCCGTTGGCGCTAACGCGGAACAGTCTCCGGAATTGAAGGACAAAACTACCGTCGAAGAAAAACCTTCGGATTGGAAGTTTCCCGGAAAAGACAAAAGTAATTCATACGAATAAACAAAGGATAATCGAGGTAACAGCTTTATGATGAGGTCACTCTATTCCGGTGTATCCGGACTTAAAAACCACCAGGTCCGCATGGATGTCATCGGTAACAACATCTCCAACGTAAACACTCACGGTTTTAAAACCGAACGTGTTACGTTTCAGGATATGATTTCCCAGGAGCTCAGAGGAGCTTCCGAGCCGAAGGAAAATATCGGAGGTGTGAACCCTCAACAAGTGGGTTTGGGTTCCTTGATCGCCGCGATCGATAAGATCATGACTCAAGGTTCTCTTCAAACCACAGGGAAGAATACGGACGTGGCCATGTCCGGTGAAGGATTTTTCATCGTTAAAGACGGGGACAAACAATTCTATACAAGAGCCGGTGCTTTTAACCTCGATAAGAACGGTTACTATGTAAACCCCGCGAACGGTCTTAAGGTTCAGGGATGGAATTCCAGACTCGACGACAAAGGAAACAAGTTCATCAATTCTTCCGCGTCGATCGAAGACATCGTGATTCCAGTTTATTCCAAAGAGCCGGCGAGAGCGACTTCTCAGATCGATTTCAAATCGAACTTGAATTCTTCGGCGCCTGCAGTTCCTCCGGACGCGACTCAGGAAGAAATCACGGCGATGATCAACGATCCCGATCCTAAGATGAGAAGAGGTCACGTAACTACGATTAAGACCTTCGACGATCAGGGAATTCAAAGAGAATTCAAAATGGAATTTTACAAGGTTCGCGATAACACTTGGAAGGCTCGTTTGAACATGACCGACGCGACTCAGCTTTCGGTCGACGTGGCCGGAACCGGCGGACAAAACACACAACTTCCCGGTAACACCGAACTTGAATTTGGATTTACT
This window harbors:
- a CDS encoding flagellar hook capping FlgD N-terminal domain-containing protein; translated protein: MPETTGVSQQATRDRYLEGDRSFNIRNHMENIEREEKNGLKGIEIRSTVKALGKDDFLKLLITQLSSQDPTNPVKDQDFIAQMAQFSSLEQMNNISTGIQKMGNRQSFSLVGKLVSGPDFVTGESVAGIAGALFFDGEGKTFVRVNGRSVDVEQISLVSDPTVLKEQEAAYNQAQTQQTPSTAPSAMAPNASQLKSDKKESAPVGANAEQSPELKDKTTVEEKPSDWKFPGKDKSNSYE
- the flgE gene encoding flagellar hook protein FlgE, translated to MMRSLYSGVSGLKNHQVRMDVIGNNISNVNTHGFKTERVTFQDMISQELRGASEPKENIGGVNPQQVGLGSLIAAIDKIMTQGSLQTTGKNTDVAMSGEGFFIVKDGDKQFYTRAGAFNLDKNGYYVNPANGLKVQGWNSRLDDKGNKFINSSASIEDIVIPVYSKEPARATSQIDFKSNLNSSAPAVPPDATQEEITAMINDPDPKMRRGHVTTIKTFDDQGIQREFKMEFYKVRDNTWKARLNMTDATQLSVDVAGTGGQNTQLPGNTELEFGFTPDGKLVYVSDGVDSMNSGKLNAKVSFRINGNPAVQSFDLALGEAGMVDGITQFSSDFTTKAVKQDGYTMGYLESFSIDNSGTITGVFSNGVRQPLARIATAVFNNPAGLDKAGDTMFAYSMNSGEPNIGEAGVQGRGKINAGLLEMSNVDLSDQFTDMIVTQRGFQANSRTITTSDQMIQEVLGLKR